The Oncorhynchus tshawytscha isolate Ot180627B linkage group LG05, Otsh_v2.0, whole genome shotgun sequence genome includes a window with the following:
- the glulb gene encoding glutamine synthetase has protein sequence MATSESASLSKAVKQQYMDLPQGDKVQAMYIWIDGTGEGLRCKTRTLDSEPKAIDDLPEWNFDGSSTYQSEGSNSDMYLIPAAMFRDPFRKDPNKLVLCEVLKYNRKPAETNLRRMCKKIMEMVENQVPWFGMEQEYTILGTDGHPFGWPSNGFPGPQGPYYCGVGADKAYGRDIVEAHYRACLYAGVQICGTNAEVMPAQWEFQVGPCEGINMGDHLWAARFILHRVCEDFGVVASFDPKPIPGNWNGAGCHTNFSTKEMREDGGLRAIEESIEKLGKRHRYHICAYDPKGGLDNARRLTGHHETSNIHEFSAGVANRGASIRIPRSVGQDKKGYFEDRRPSANCDPYAVTEAMIRTCLLSEVGEEPTEYSK, from the exons ATGGCCACTTCAGAGAGTGCCAGTTTGAGTAAAGCTGTGAAGCAGCAGTATATGGATCTTCCTCAGGGAGACAAGGTTCAGGCCATGTACATCTGGATAGATGGGACTGGAGAGGGGCTCCGCTGCAAGACCAGAACTCTGGATTCCGAACCCAAGGCCATTGATG ATCTTCCAGAGTGGAACTTTGATGGTTCCAGTACGTACCAGTCAGAGGGCTCTAACAGCGACATGTATCTGATCCCTGCTGCCATGTTCAGAGACCCCTTCAGGAAAGACCCCAACAAACTGGTCCTGTGTGAAGTGCTCAAATACAACCGCAAGCCTGCAG AAACCAATCTCCGACGGATGTGTAAGAAGATCATGGAGATGGTAGAGAACCAGGTCCCTTGGTTTGGTATGGAACAGGAATACACCATCCTGGGCACAGACGGACATCCTTTTGGTTGGCCTTCTAACGGCTTCCCTGGTCCCCAAG GTCCCTACTACTGTGGAGTAGGGGCAGACAAGGCGTATGGTAGAGACATCGTGGAAGCCCACTACAGGGCCTGTCTTTATGCCGGGGTTCAGATATGTGGCACCAATGCTGAAGTCATGCCAGCTCAG TGGGAGTTCCAGGTGGGACCTTGTGAAGGGATCAACATGGGAGACCACCTCTGGGCAGCTCGGTTCATCCTGCACCGGGTCTGTGAGGACTTTGGTGTAGTGGCCTCATTTGACCCCAAGCCCATCCCTGGGAACTGGAATGGTGCTGGCTGCCATACCAACTTCAGCACcaaggagatgagagaagatggTGGGTTGAG GGCCATTGAGGAGTCGATCGAGAAGCTGGGAAAGAGACACCGTTACCACATCTGTGCCTACGACCCCAAAGGGGGGCTGGACAACGCGCGCCGGTTGACCGGTCACCACGAAACGTCCAACATCCATGAGTTCTCAGCCGGTGTGGCAAACCGCGGTGCCAGCATCCGCATCCCCCGCTCAGTGGGTCAGGACAAGAAGGGCTACTTCGAGGACCGCCGCCCGTCAGCAAACTGTGACCCATATGCAGTCACAGAAGCCATGATACGCACATGTTTGCTCAGTGAAGTGGGGGAGGAGCCTACAGAATACAGCAAATAA